One window of the Candidatus Poribacteria bacterium genome contains the following:
- a CDS encoding leucine-rich repeat domain-containing protein, translating into MKTLYINLSLLAIMFCSWLHIADAQTVNIPDTGLEAAIRAQLGKEKGSITQADMRSLTTLFAHEQRIRDLTGLQHATHLKRLHLNGNSITDVTPLLKLTSLRFLDLTDNEIQNVHPLARLRNLRTLSLDSNPITINLPLTLTEPMVIKGGEFAVFSRDRGRSILGNVTTIYQDWSAFTGANPVLTKSLRSSSSDGGGGEGGTGDLLARVNETFDSFRTEGFGGTIELIAHPNTNTKFGDLVISEIMWGRHENMADNQWVELYSPKQDITLNRNRYALLLTGKYLERDVIPATEFYGGWSVIDRVRNATAEKNVSWELPGLSKGIQPDQPSVSMYREIQYATGEVPDGSLARSWKASSNRENLTFPNYGTPGAKDGTKVLRAASQLPLTYWVTALSGRLYRLAGAEVEMLTPNVQNITSLAVDAINAKVYFTEKTSDRTGKIHSVDFDGSNLTTLATIQSGVPVDLTIDPEGKRLYWTDSLGRVRRANLNGKHIRNLIQNLNSPKRIALHTADGKMYYTEANSIWRANLDGSTPEAVVTGLVKLGDIVIASGKMYWKQEIAAGRGAVKRADLDGSDIEAVVSIQGIPFGIAIDSEDDKLYWTNSLGSIQRANLDGLRIQKIVTGLDPSEDFALATGSLTTLAAPRNGSLGSTTSEVTQLLANYPNPFNPETWMPYDLAQDTDVHIYIYNLKGESIRELSLGFQTAGTYRTPSRAAYWDGRNTLGEPVASGVYFYTLQAGAVKVTRRMVILK; encoded by the coding sequence ATGAAAACGCTTTACATCAACCTATCGCTTCTCGCGATTATGTTTTGCAGTTGGCTTCACATCGCTGATGCACAGACTGTGAACATACCGGATACTGGTTTAGAAGCAGCAATCCGCGCCCAGCTCGGCAAAGAAAAAGGATCCATCACGCAAGCAGACATGAGAAGTTTGACAACCCTATTCGCTCACGAACAGAGAATCAGGGACCTCACTGGTCTGCAACATGCGACTCACTTAAAGAGACTGCATCTCAATGGCAATTCGATTACGGATGTAACACCGCTTTTGAAACTAACGAGCCTGCGGTTCTTAGATCTCACGGATAATGAAATTCAGAATGTCCATCCACTTGCGAGGTTGAGAAACCTAAGGACGTTATCTCTTGACTCCAATCCAATAACCATAAATCTTCCGCTAACCCTAACTGAACCGATGGTGATTAAGGGTGGAGAATTCGCTGTCTTCAGCCGCGACCGAGGTCGTTCTATTCTCGGAAACGTGACCACAATCTATCAAGATTGGTCCGCGTTTACAGGAGCGAATCCTGTGCTTACCAAGTCCCTTAGAAGTAGCAGTAGTGATGGAGGCGGTGGTGAAGGCGGCACTGGCGACTTGCTGGCGCGCGTCAACGAAACATTTGATAGTTTTAGAACCGAAGGTTTCGGTGGTACGATTGAACTGATTGCACACCCCAACACAAACACCAAATTCGGCGATCTCGTTATTAGCGAAATCATGTGGGGAAGGCATGAAAACATGGCAGATAACCAGTGGGTAGAACTTTACAGTCCGAAGCAAGACATCACACTTAATAGGAATCGTTATGCTTTGCTACTCACAGGTAAATATCTGGAGAGGGATGTCATTCCCGCAACAGAGTTTTATGGTGGATGGAGCGTGATAGATAGAGTCCGGAATGCGACGGCGGAGAAGAATGTATCATGGGAATTGCCGGGACTTAGCAAAGGCATACAACCCGATCAACCGTCAGTCTCCATGTACCGAGAAATACAATACGCGACAGGAGAGGTACCTGATGGCAGCCTTGCAAGGAGTTGGAAAGCCTCAAGCAATCGAGAAAACTTGACATTTCCAAATTACGGTACACCGGGGGCGAAAGATGGTACGAAAGTGCTACGCGCTGCCTCCCAACTGCCGCTAACGTACTGGGTAACCGCGCTGTCTGGTCGGCTTTATCGTCTTGCGGGTGCGGAAGTGGAGATGTTAACACCCAATGTCCAGAATATAACGAGTCTTGCCGTAGATGCAATAAACGCGAAAGTCTACTTCACAGAGAAAACAAGTGATAGAACCGGAAAAATCCATAGCGTGGACTTTGACGGTTCAAATCTTACAACTCTCGCCACTATCCAGTCGGGGGTCCCTGTGGACCTGACTATTGACCCTGAGGGCAAAAGACTATATTGGACAGATTCACTTGGACGGGTTCGACGTGCAAACCTTAACGGTAAACACATTAGGAACCTGATCCAAAACCTGAATTCACCCAAACGCATCGCGTTGCATACGGCTGATGGCAAGATGTACTATACGGAAGCGAACAGTATCTGGCGTGCAAATCTCGATGGTAGTACCCCAGAAGCAGTGGTTACAGGCTTGGTGAAACTTGGGGATATTGTTATTGCAAGCGGCAAGATGTATTGGAAACAAGAAATAGCTGCTGGACGTGGTGCTGTAAAACGCGCTGACCTTGATGGCTCGGATATTGAAGCGGTCGTCTCAATCCAAGGTATTCCTTTTGGTATTGCTATTGATAGTGAAGATGATAAGTTATACTGGACGAATTCGCTTGGGAGTATCCAGCGCGCCAACCTTGATGGTTTAAGAATACAAAAAATCGTCACCGGTTTAGACCCATCTGAAGACTTTGCATTGGCCACCGGATCTTTGACAACTCTGGCTGCGCCGAGAAATGGATCACTTGGATCAACAACCTCTGAGGTAACCCAACTCCTCGCCAACTATCCAAATCCGTTCAATCCAGAGACCTGGATGCCTTACGATTTGGCACAAGACACGGATGTTCATATCTATATCTATAACTTAAAAGGAGAATCCATTCGGGAGTTATCTCTCGGCTTCCAGACGGCTGGAACGTATAGAACTCCGTCGCGCGCTGCGTATTGGGATGGACGGAACACTTTGGGTGAACCAGTCGCAAGTGGTGTCTATTTTTATACCCTTCAGGCAGGGGCTGTTAAAGTCACTCGTCGAATGGTGATTCTCAAATAG
- a CDS encoding DUF481 domain-containing protein, translating into MRRFSIQCRHPWIIHTCFVLCLTFCSPLAAQVNIFTDETTKQMQLEPGWYNSITMDLTYRTGNTDLFTARTRFRSDYLSKTYHGFVFGSLQEGRRKGAFFVNKGMAHTRIIRRLTQHLFVESFVQKQFNESILLNDRNLAGGGTRLALYPSNPRFKVYLGVGAMWEHERINDKTLGEITTRIVRATNYINWTWQLDERITTSATGYYQFHVRRFQDYRILFEGSVTFRLTTKLAFPLRINFRYDSEPPTTIRKHDVEIFNGLRYTF; encoded by the coding sequence TTGCGTAGATTCAGCATTCAGTGCCGCCATCCGTGGATTATTCACACCTGTTTTGTCTTATGTCTGACCTTCTGTTCTCCCCTCGCAGCCCAAGTTAATATTTTTACGGATGAAACGACAAAGCAGATGCAATTGGAACCGGGTTGGTATAACAGCATCACGATGGATTTAACCTATCGCACGGGAAACACAGATCTGTTTACGGCGCGGACACGGTTTCGATCAGATTATCTGTCAAAAACTTATCACGGTTTTGTCTTTGGAAGCCTCCAAGAAGGTAGGCGGAAGGGCGCGTTTTTTGTAAATAAAGGCATGGCACATACGCGAATTATACGACGTTTGACGCAGCATCTCTTTGTTGAATCGTTCGTTCAAAAACAATTCAACGAATCCATTTTATTGAATGACCGAAATTTAGCAGGCGGCGGTACAAGGCTGGCACTATATCCATCCAATCCCAGATTTAAGGTATATCTCGGTGTCGGGGCAATGTGGGAACATGAACGTATTAATGACAAAACACTCGGCGAAATCACAACGCGTATCGTGCGGGCAACAAACTATATCAATTGGACATGGCAATTAGACGAACGGATTACGACCAGCGCAACGGGTTATTATCAATTCCATGTTCGGCGTTTTCAAGACTATCGTATCCTCTTTGAAGGGAGCGTGACGTTCCGTTTGACGACAAAATTGGCGTTTCCGTTGCGCATTAATTTTCGATACGACAGCGAACCGCCTACCACTATCCGAAAACATGATGTGGAAATTTTTAACGGTTTGCGGTATACTTTTTAA
- the yccX gene encoding acylphosphatase codes for MRKVKPSILKVGIKICLTVCLVALSSIGWGDGHLKVMEKEKQLVLTGEISKALGEYDEHLRGAVEYLICGRDGKEYESIIIVDATAKEIYDALSKLGVEVGTPPGYDEEKDAPTSPTGTAFIMSVAWKDGDEMKKVRAEELILNVKTKKPLQQVAWIYSGSRIVPDLDSEDEDAMLPQAFMSNDIVALRVFDASALFQNPLPESSEENIYKKNDAVLPELGTPITLTIEVNQKMQLYVLISGKVQGVGFRNFTQLNAKQLGVNGYAKNLPNGKVEVVAEGDKAQLDALVTFLKKGPRYARVDSIDIDARAFTGEYETFGIRY; via the coding sequence ATGAGGAAGGTAAAACCCAGTATTTTGAAGGTGGGAATCAAAATCTGTTTAACTGTGTGCCTTGTTGCGCTGTCGAGTATCGGATGGGGTGATGGGCATCTCAAGGTGATGGAAAAGGAAAAACAGCTCGTCTTAACTGGCGAAATTTCTAAAGCACTCGGTGAATATGATGAGCATTTAAGAGGTGCAGTCGAATATCTCATCTGTGGACGCGACGGCAAGGAGTATGAGAGTATCATTATTGTTGATGCGACAGCGAAAGAAATCTACGACGCTTTAAGTAAACTCGGTGTTGAAGTCGGCACACCCCCTGGCTACGATGAAGAAAAAGATGCCCCGACATCGCCAACAGGTACTGCATTCATTATGTCCGTTGCGTGGAAAGACGGCGACGAAATGAAAAAGGTCCGCGCCGAAGAACTTATTCTCAATGTAAAAACCAAAAAGCCGTTGCAACAGGTCGCTTGGATCTACTCGGGTTCGCGTATTGTGCCCGACTTGGACAGTGAAGATGAAGATGCGATGCTGCCGCAAGCGTTTATGAGTAATGACATTGTCGCCTTGAGGGTGTTTGATGCAAGCGCGCTCTTCCAGAACCCGCTTCCTGAATCGTCAGAGGAGAACATCTATAAAAAGAACGATGCCGTGCTCCCAGAACTTGGCACTCCTATCACACTTACGATTGAGGTCAACCAGAAAATGCAATTGTACGTGCTAATCAGTGGCAAGGTGCAAGGTGTAGGTTTTCGTAATTTTACGCAGCTCAACGCGAAACAACTCGGTGTTAACGGTTATGCAAAGAATCTACCAAACGGTAAAGTCGAGGTTGTCGCCGAGGGTGATAAGGCGCAGTTAGATGCGTTAGTTACGTTCCTGAAAAAGGGACCGCGTTACGCAAGAGTCGATTCGATTGACATCGACGCACGTGCTTTCACTGGGGAATATGAGACTTTCGGCATTCGGTATTAG
- a CDS encoding nucleotidyltransferase family protein produces the protein MAQQSSPFISGILLAAGLSSRMGEPKQLLPFGESTIVETVVDSMLGAKFDEVIVVVGHCAAEIKEQLRTRPVRIVFNPDYREGMLTSAQVGIRSLQGSNAFSLMLVDQPFITSELINQVINAYQQTDKGIALPSYNYKRGHPVVFHQRYTCEILALDSGSSGVRTLFKKYGDDIHYVTVDTDRVLRDIDYREDYERALQEK, from the coding sequence ATGGCGCAGCAATCATCTCCTTTCATATCTGGAATCCTTCTTGCAGCAGGACTCTCCTCCCGAATGGGAGAGCCGAAGCAGCTACTCCCGTTTGGAGAAAGCACTATCGTTGAGACCGTAGTGGATAGCATGCTCGGTGCAAAGTTTGATGAGGTTATTGTCGTGGTCGGACACTGCGCAGCGGAGATCAAGGAACAACTGCGGACGCGCCCGGTCAGAATTGTTTTTAACCCTGATTACCGCGAAGGGATGTTAACCTCGGCACAGGTGGGTATCCGATCCTTGCAAGGGAGCAACGCATTTTCACTGATGTTAGTAGACCAGCCTTTCATTACTTCTGAGTTGATTAATCAGGTTATCAATGCCTACCAACAAACGGACAAAGGAATTGCGCTTCCGAGTTACAACTACAAACGCGGGCATCCGGTTGTCTTTCACCAGCGATATACTTGTGAAATCCTTGCCTTAGACTCAGGGAGTAGTGGCGTACGAACACTTTTCAAGAAATACGGTGACGATATTCACTACGTCACTGTAGATACGGATCGGGTATTGCGGGATATTGATTATCGAGAAGATTATGAACGCGCTTTGCAGGAGAAGTGA
- a CDS encoding MoxR family ATPase, protein MFTSIEDVQAVCEKHAYIADKGLATTLYLAHHLKKPIFLEGEPGVGKTEVAKVLADSTNAKLIRLQCYEGLDVNSALYEWNYTRQILQLRIDEAQGRDKEDIGTDLFSEAFLLKRPLLEAIQSDADVPPVLLIDEVDRSDSEFEAFLLEVLSDFQITIPEIGTIRAKHIPHVVLTSNRTREVHEALKRRCLYQWIDYPTLEKELAIVQTKLPDIDEHLAEQLCRIMQLWRQGDYYKKPGVAETLDWALALIALGKAQLDAEVVTETLGCVFKYQDDIQRARTVELSELGL, encoded by the coding sequence ATGTTTACATCCATCGAAGACGTTCAAGCCGTATGTGAAAAACATGCGTATATCGCAGATAAGGGTTTAGCGACGACGCTCTATCTGGCGCACCACCTCAAAAAGCCTATCTTTCTCGAAGGCGAACCCGGGGTCGGCAAAACAGAAGTCGCTAAAGTCCTTGCGGACTCAACAAACGCCAAACTCATCCGATTGCAGTGTTACGAAGGCTTGGATGTAAACAGCGCGTTGTATGAATGGAACTATACACGGCAAATTTTGCAACTTCGCATTGACGAAGCACAAGGACGTGATAAAGAAGACATCGGAACGGATTTGTTCAGTGAGGCATTTCTGCTGAAACGTCCGTTGCTGGAAGCCATTCAGAGCGATGCTGATGTCCCACCGGTCTTACTCATTGACGAGGTAGATCGGAGCGACAGTGAATTTGAGGCGTTCCTGCTTGAAGTCCTATCCGATTTTCAGATTACGATCCCCGAAATCGGCACGATCCGAGCAAAACATATCCCGCATGTTGTGCTCACCTCAAATCGGACGCGAGAGGTACACGAAGCCCTCAAACGCCGTTGCCTTTATCAGTGGATCGATTATCCGACTCTTGAGAAAGAACTGGCAATTGTCCAGACGAAGTTGCCAGATATTGACGAACATCTCGCGGAGCAGTTGTGTCGGATCATGCAGCTGTGGCGGCAAGGGGATTACTACAAAAAACCGGGGGTAGCAGAGACGCTGGATTGGGCATTGGCACTCATCGCACTCGGTAAGGCGCAACTGGATGCAGAGGTTGTTACGGAAACGCTTGGGTGTGTCTTCAAGTATCAGGACGACATTCAACGGGCACGGACAGTAGAATTATCCGAATTAGGATTATAG
- a CDS encoding lamin tail domain-containing protein, translated as MLSRLIFSLVLVLMFASFAEPAPAQGLRNSAPLNTGVDVYDNSPRNQLMRKNGFVVHVKSDGDSEDPAPNGTVDAEVITVTTLRGNANFPNLEELLRFGGTIELSLNIGEKGSSNHTIVSDTEAPAGIVDDPNTNFNEVNLASQKAISDAVLAQFKHRLVISEIMWGLDGSDDSKQWIEIYNNGDALKGRDDLRLRFYFNRRVNNLGKTYTQEYDNGFTEERLVIDMVSLINRFGSRWDPPGSSGRTIASEDGRHPVENLVSMYRKTDILFGWRYKDNAAFGDGSEADSWEASVGRTNMDGPFVGTPGTVHKPYVGTAFRYDKTPASIPAEGVIINEFRNDTSAANIDWVELHNNTDTDISIRGWQLRVFGERKLNGGIYIGSPIGAQFPDENLAKIPAGGYLLIVNRHPSETPLAGGIDITNSDDFPHGATHQFYVDSRLNLPNTGKYLLYLRKRDSSSDSFADKIVDFAGNRRTSWGSTDLAPLVGWEAPSGENLDPIFQGTLASSSKSYGRDAQKSRTDYRLHQEDWKEFGSESGGLGYDPGVDLAIAPGTPGYPNDAVKGNIADVTGSVVISEIMYDAGPRARLVQWIELYNTSMTTAANLDGWKLELRNGGEGDVSSVDAAFTFDAAKRNTVILPNQTLLLVSDRSSASDVPNNRVYNLYRNHRDALGLKNRGSTLLSTEGFYLKLTDKDGKFVDEAGNVMLDGPRRILQWTLPEVNGDKRYSILRQFGNRQFDGNADAADPGTMQSAWRAAQSALTYYGHRDDVGSPGHRVGSALPVSLSSFHPVRDKGTGAVVITWTTESELNNAGFNILRSETKNGAFQVINVKGIIAGHGTTSEKHVYTYTDTTAKPNVVYYYQIEDVSLDGKRTTLATTHLREDVSAGGKLTTRWSELKSFGK; from the coding sequence ATGTTGTCAAGATTAATATTTTCCTTAGTTTTAGTTTTAATGTTCGCCTCTTTTGCCGAACCAGCACCCGCCCAAGGATTGCGGAACAGTGCTCCCCTCAACACCGGCGTGGATGTTTACGATAACAGTCCGAGGAATCAACTGATGAGAAAAAATGGATTTGTTGTTCACGTGAAGAGCGACGGTGATAGTGAGGATCCTGCTCCTAATGGAACAGTTGATGCTGAGGTTATTACCGTAACAACACTCCGCGGTAACGCAAACTTTCCGAATTTGGAAGAACTCTTGCGGTTTGGTGGCACGATTGAACTTTCACTCAACATTGGTGAAAAAGGGTCGTCAAACCATACTATCGTATCAGATACAGAGGCCCCAGCCGGTATTGTTGATGATCCTAACACTAATTTCAATGAAGTAAATCTTGCTAGTCAGAAAGCCATTTCAGATGCAGTGCTTGCTCAGTTTAAGCACAGACTCGTCATCAGTGAAATTATGTGGGGACTTGATGGATCAGATGACTCGAAACAGTGGATCGAAATTTACAACAATGGGGACGCTCTAAAAGGTCGCGATGATCTGAGGCTTCGTTTCTACTTCAACCGGAGAGTCAACAACTTAGGCAAAACTTACACTCAGGAATACGACAATGGCTTTACAGAAGAACGTTTAGTTATTGACATGGTTAGCCTCATCAATCGCTTTGGGAGTAGATGGGATCCGCCCGGTAGCAGTGGTCGGACGATTGCTTCTGAAGATGGGAGGCATCCCGTAGAAAATCTCGTCTCCATGTATCGGAAGACAGATATTCTTTTTGGTTGGCGTTATAAAGACAATGCGGCGTTCGGTGATGGGAGTGAGGCGGATTCTTGGGAAGCATCCGTTGGACGGACCAATATGGACGGTCCTTTCGTTGGAACGCCCGGAACTGTCCATAAACCTTATGTCGGTACAGCCTTCAGGTACGATAAAACCCCAGCGTCCATCCCTGCTGAAGGGGTTATCATCAACGAGTTTCGGAACGATACCTCCGCTGCTAACATCGATTGGGTTGAACTCCACAATAACACGGACACCGATATTTCCATCAGAGGTTGGCAATTAAGAGTATTTGGTGAACGCAAATTGAATGGCGGCATATACATCGGTAGTCCGATAGGTGCCCAGTTTCCTGATGAGAATCTCGCGAAGATTCCAGCAGGCGGTTACCTTTTGATTGTCAATCGTCATCCCTCAGAAACACCTTTGGCGGGTGGGATTGACATCACAAATAGTGACGACTTCCCGCACGGTGCAACGCATCAGTTTTACGTTGACAGCAGATTAAATCTGCCAAACACAGGCAAATACCTTCTTTACCTCCGAAAAAGGGATTCTTCGTCTGATTCTTTCGCCGATAAAATTGTAGACTTTGCTGGGAACCGTCGGACCTCGTGGGGGAGTACGGACCTTGCACCCTTGGTCGGCTGGGAAGCACCATCGGGAGAGAATCTGGATCCCATCTTCCAAGGCACTCTCGCCTCCAGTAGTAAATCCTATGGTCGCGACGCTCAGAAGTCAAGAACCGATTATAGACTTCACCAGGAGGATTGGAAAGAATTTGGCAGTGAATCCGGTGGGCTCGGTTATGACCCCGGTGTGGATTTGGCAATCGCTCCCGGCACTCCCGGTTATCCGAACGACGCTGTCAAGGGAAATATTGCTGATGTTACCGGTAGCGTCGTTATCAGCGAGATTATGTATGATGCCGGACCTCGGGCCAGACTCGTCCAATGGATTGAACTCTATAACACCTCTATGACTACAGCTGCTAACCTGGATGGTTGGAAGTTAGAGCTCCGTAATGGAGGCGAGGGTGATGTATCCTCTGTTGATGCTGCCTTCACATTTGATGCTGCGAAAAGAAATACGGTTATCTTACCGAACCAAACCCTACTGCTTGTCTCCGACAGGAGCAGCGCAAGCGACGTGCCTAACAACCGAGTCTATAACCTCTATCGAAACCACCGCGATGCGTTAGGTTTGAAAAATCGCGGCAGTACGCTCCTGAGCACTGAAGGTTTCTACCTCAAACTTACGGATAAAGATGGTAAGTTCGTAGACGAGGCGGGCAACGTCATGCTCGATGGTCCGAGACGCATCCTCCAATGGACCCTACCCGAAGTTAATGGAGATAAGCGGTATTCAATCTTACGTCAATTCGGAAACCGTCAATTTGATGGCAACGCAGATGCCGCCGATCCCGGCACTATGCAGTCGGCTTGGCGTGCTGCTCAGAGTGCCTTAACCTACTACGGACATCGCGATGATGTTGGTTCGCCTGGACACCGTGTCGGAAGCGCATTACCGGTCTCACTCTCCAGTTTCCATCCAGTTCGCGACAAAGGAACAGGAGCAGTTGTTATCACATGGACAACCGAGTCTGAGTTGAACAATGCCGGATTCAACATCCTGCGGAGTGAGACGAAGAATGGTGCGTTCCAGGTCATCAACGTCAAAGGCATTATTGCGGGTCATGGGACTACCAGTGAAAAGCATGTGTATACGTACACAGATACAACTGCGAAACCCAACGTTGTTTACTACTACCAGATTGAGGATGTCTCTCTTGATGGCAAACGCACGACCTTGGCAACCACGCATCTGCGGGAGGATGTCAGTGCGGGGGGTAAACTCACGACGCGTTGGAGTGAGCTAAAATCGTTTGGCAAATAG